The Dokdonella koreensis DS-123 genome has a segment encoding these proteins:
- a CDS encoding Fe2+-dependent dioxygenase, translated as MLLHIPGVLDADQVDHFRQRLQEANWSDGRITAGYQSAKAKHNLQLAETDPAARELGGIVLDALAKNPTFFAGALPLKIYPPLFNAYAGGQSFGYHVDNAVRYDRTVQPPRPVRTDLSATLFLCDPDAYDGGDLVIEDTYGTHSVKLPAGDLVLYPGTSLHQVQPVTRGTRLASFFWIQSMIREDARRRLLFELDVSIQQLTARIPDAPELIQLTGIYHNLLRQWTDV; from the coding sequence ATGCTGCTGCACATTCCCGGCGTGCTCGACGCCGACCAGGTCGATCATTTCCGGCAACGGCTCCAGGAGGCGAACTGGAGCGATGGGCGGATCACGGCCGGCTACCAGTCGGCCAAGGCCAAGCACAACCTGCAACTGGCCGAAACCGATCCGGCGGCGCGCGAGCTCGGCGGCATCGTGCTCGACGCATTGGCGAAGAACCCGACGTTCTTCGCCGGCGCACTGCCGCTCAAGATCTACCCGCCGCTGTTCAACGCCTATGCCGGCGGCCAGTCGTTCGGCTACCACGTGGACAACGCGGTCCGCTACGACCGGACCGTGCAGCCGCCGCGCCCGGTGCGGACCGACCTTTCGGCCACGCTGTTCCTCTGCGATCCGGATGCCTACGACGGCGGCGACCTCGTGATCGAGGACACCTACGGCACGCACAGCGTCAAGTTGCCGGCCGGCGATCTCGTCCTGTACCCGGGCACCAGCCTGCATCAGGTGCAGCCGGTGACGCGCGGTACCCGCCTGGCCTCGTTCTTCTGGATCCAGAGCATGATCCGCGAGGATGCGCGGCGCCGGCTGCTGTTCGAGCTGGACGTGTCGATCCAGCAACTGACCGCACGCATTCCGGATGCGCCGGAGCTGATCCAGCTGACCGGCATCTACCACAACCTGCTGCGGCAGTGGACCGATGTCTGA
- a CDS encoding tetratricopeptide repeat protein has product MSEAPADAAAVARRLREAARDGDVAAQYLLGQMHLEGRGVALDPQEGLHWYQLAASAGHALAMNMVGRCHELGRGTPVNLELAAAWYRRAAECGLDWGQYNYAQLLAKGRGVPEDRARALALYRLAAGQGHAKSMNLVGRHYDEGWLVERDPAAARDWYRRAAEGGDFRGQCSYASVLALAGEIDEAVAWLRKAAQTATPAFLDQLKASLAGSPIASLRALGATLPDGAAAVG; this is encoded by the coding sequence ATGTCTGAGGCGCCGGCCGATGCCGCCGCCGTCGCGCGGCGCTTGCGGGAGGCGGCACGCGACGGCGACGTCGCCGCGCAGTACCTGCTCGGCCAGATGCACCTGGAGGGGCGTGGCGTGGCGCTCGATCCGCAGGAAGGCCTGCACTGGTATCAGCTGGCCGCCAGTGCCGGGCACGCGCTGGCGATGAACATGGTCGGGCGCTGCCACGAGCTGGGTCGCGGCACGCCGGTCAACCTGGAGCTGGCCGCCGCCTGGTATCGCCGCGCCGCCGAGTGCGGCCTGGACTGGGGCCAGTACAACTACGCGCAGCTGCTGGCGAAAGGACGCGGCGTGCCCGAGGATCGGGCGCGTGCCCTGGCGCTGTATCGCCTGGCGGCCGGACAGGGGCATGCCAAGTCGATGAACCTGGTCGGCCGCCACTACGACGAGGGCTGGCTGGTCGAGCGCGATCCGGCGGCGGCGCGCGACTGGTACCGGCGCGCCGCCGAGGGCGGCGACTTCCGCGGCCAATGCAGCTATGCCTCGGTGCTGGCCCTGGCCGGCGAGATCGACGAGGCCGTGGCCTGGCTGCGCAAGGCGGCACAAACCGCGACGCCGGCCTTCCTCGACCAGCTCAAGGCCAGCCTCGCCGGGTCGCCGATCGCGTCGCTGCGGGCGCTCGGCGCGACGCTGCCGGACGGCGCGGCGGCCGTCGGCTGA
- a CDS encoding Rieske (2Fe-2S) protein: MGDWVEVCTTFELLPGEFRVAWDGDTAIAVFNVDGQFYAIEDVCPHDGGELAGGVVEGFQVECPRHGARFDLRTGDVLCPPAYEPVASFPVKVEHGIVWTRDDR, encoded by the coding sequence ATGGGGGATTGGGTCGAGGTCTGCACGACCTTCGAGTTGCTGCCGGGCGAGTTTCGCGTGGCCTGGGACGGCGACACGGCCATCGCCGTGTTCAACGTCGACGGCCAGTTCTACGCGATCGAGGACGTCTGCCCGCATGATGGCGGCGAGCTGGCCGGCGGTGTCGTCGAGGGCTTCCAGGTGGAGTGCCCGCGCCACGGCGCGCGCTTCGACCTGCGCACCGGCGACGTGCTGTGCCCGCCGGCGTACGAGCCGGTGGCCAGCTTCCCCGTCAAGGTCGAGCACGGCATCGTCTGGACGCGCGACGACCGCTGA